In Lewinellaceae bacterium, a single window of DNA contains:
- a CDS encoding ABC transporter ATP-binding protein translates to MIAIENLQKSFGKQEVLKGISLEFQRPGITAILGPNGSGKTTLIKSILGMALPDKGRIRFQGKDIKGEWAYRRQIDYLPQIARFPENLTVKELLRMIQDLRMGQPDAERLIQLFSLEPYLDKRLGTLSGGTRQKVNIVLSLMYDSPLLILDEPTSGLDPVAMIRLKELLRQEKEKGKHILITTHIMSFVEEMADEIVFLLEGHIHFQGSLQGLKEKYGSNSLERAIANILQEGQLGFSSNGHGEKAARLVLGAG, encoded by the coding sequence ATGATCGCGATAGAAAATCTTCAAAAATCATTCGGCAAACAGGAAGTGCTCAAGGGCATCAGCCTGGAGTTTCAGCGGCCCGGCATTACCGCCATCCTCGGCCCCAACGGCTCCGGCAAAACGACCCTGATCAAAAGCATCCTGGGCATGGCTCTCCCCGACAAAGGGCGCATCCGCTTCCAGGGGAAAGACATTAAAGGCGAATGGGCCTACCGCCGGCAGATCGATTACCTGCCGCAGATCGCCCGCTTCCCGGAAAACCTGACGGTGAAGGAACTGCTCCGGATGATACAAGACCTGAGGATGGGGCAGCCCGATGCGGAACGCCTCATACAGCTCTTCAGCCTGGAGCCTTATCTCGACAAACGCCTGGGCACGCTGTCCGGCGGCACCCGGCAGAAGGTCAACATCGTCCTGTCGCTGATGTACGACAGCCCGTTGCTCATCCTGGACGAACCTACCAGCGGCCTGGACCCCGTGGCCATGATTCGCCTGAAGGAACTGCTGCGGCAGGAAAAGGAGAAAGGGAAACACATCCTCATCACCACCCACATCATGAGTTTTGTGGAAGAGATGGCCGATGAAATAGTCTTTCTGCTGGAAGGGCACATCCACTTCCAGGGCAGCCTTCAGGGGTTGAAGGAAAAATACGGATCCAACAGCCTGGAACGGGCCATCGCCAATATCCTACAGGAGGGGCAGTTGGGGTTTAGTTCCAACGGGCATGGGGAGAAGGCGGCCAGGTTGGTGTTGGGGGCAGGGTAG